From one Pseudanabaena sp. FACHB-2040 genomic stretch:
- a CDS encoding archaeosortase/exosortase family protein has protein sequence MAHAGAAALRVIGQPAIAEGSIVALPPAGAVNVDWGCNGFNMAFTMAAAGLIMGLFYKQRWYNTLSIMAVGTVLALIFNVPRIMLLTIASVYWGEASFKFWHGHWGGQLFSSVLFTVFYYAVMALINRQPAR, from the coding sequence ATGGCCCACGCAGGAGCCGCCGCTTTAAGAGTAATTGGGCAACCTGCGATCGCAGAAGGCAGCATCGTCGCCCTGCCCCCAGCCGGAGCCGTAAATGTTGACTGGGGTTGCAACGGCTTCAACATGGCCTTTACCATGGCCGCTGCCGGACTAATTATGGGCCTTTTCTACAAGCAGCGCTGGTACAACACCCTGTCGATTATGGCGGTTGGCACCGTTCTAGCCCTCATCTTCAACGTTCCTAGAATTATGCTGCTCACCATTGCGTCAGTCTATTGGGGCGAAGCCTCATTTAAGTTCTGGCATGGCCACTGGGGTGGACAGCTCTTTTCCAGCGTATTGTTTACCGTCTTCTACTATGCTGTGATGGCCTTAATCAATCGCCAACCAGCAAGGTAG
- a CDS encoding HpsJ family protein: protein MVSISNQISSSSFGSQVLCRIVGLACIVGFLVDMTVLALPPSAGAAWRVGILQQMGDRSIILLFGIALIAYSVWEISQIRKILSYAALSIGVLFLLFCILVIRDSLMLQSQTLENIGQQAAELQTQVEESRTNPDAASVTNEQFEQATQQINAQAETLKQNAKTTITRASIASTSNFVVVGIGLISLGRASMTSSGTAGRPRQRR, encoded by the coding sequence ATGGTTAGCATTTCAAATCAAATTTCTTCCAGTTCGTTTGGCAGTCAAGTACTTTGCCGCATCGTCGGCTTAGCTTGTATTGTCGGCTTCCTCGTCGATATGACCGTGCTGGCCCTCCCTCCTAGTGCTGGCGCTGCCTGGCGCGTAGGCATTTTGCAGCAGATGGGCGATCGCAGCATCATCCTGCTCTTTGGCATTGCCCTAATCGCCTACAGTGTTTGGGAGATCTCCCAAATCCGCAAGATCCTCTCCTACGCTGCCCTCAGTATTGGCGTTTTGTTCCTGCTATTCTGCATTTTGGTCATCCGCGACAGTCTCATGCTTCAAAGTCAAACCCTTGAAAACATCGGCCAACAAGCAGCCGAGTTACAGACTCAAGTTGAAGAGAGCCGCACCAACCCGGACGCAGCCTCAGTCACCAATGAGCAGTTTGAGCAGGCTACTCAACAAATCAACGCTCAGGCAGAAACCCTCAAGCAAAACGCTAAAACCACCATTACCCGAGCCAGCATCGCCAGTACTAGCAACTTCGTCGTTGTTGGCATTGGTCTCATTAGCTTGGGCCGAGCCTCCATGACTTCTAGCGGCACCGCAGGTAGACCCCGTCAGAGGAGATAA
- a CDS encoding PTPA-CTERM sorting domain-containing protein, translating to MMSTTQSFKNLALSVTMAGTAASMVLMGADPASALTFKINANIFESSLSPTTSVGKLTGSFDYDDVNGYSNIKITSDLLDRDYDGLVPGLASNGVKAWFSTSESTPSLQSLLKLEFASNLGSARFGDTISLVGGGNLDSFEGVETPAPFPFRGSAAFLFPLEGSVTAVPTPALLPGLIGMGLTALRKRRDDSEESAED from the coding sequence ATGATGTCTACAACTCAATCTTTCAAAAATCTTGCACTGTCCGTCACCATGGCGGGTACCGCCGCCAGCATGGTGCTGATGGGAGCAGACCCCGCTTCGGCCCTGACCTTTAAGATCAATGCCAACATCTTCGAATCTTCCCTGAGCCCAACCACCTCTGTAGGTAAGCTCACAGGCTCATTTGATTACGATGATGTCAATGGATACTCCAACATCAAGATCACCTCTGATCTTTTGGATCGCGATTACGATGGTCTAGTTCCTGGCTTAGCCTCTAACGGCGTTAAAGCCTGGTTTTCTACCAGTGAAAGCACCCCTTCGCTTCAGAGCCTCCTGAAGCTAGAGTTTGCTTCTAACTTGGGAAGCGCTCGGTTTGGTGACACCATTAGCCTAGTCGGCGGCGGAAATCTCGATAGCTTTGAAGGTGTAGAGACTCCCGCTCCCTTCCCCTTCCGGGGTAGTGCAGCCTTCCTGTTCCCCCTCGAAGGCAGCGTTACCGCAGTGCCGACCCCAGCCCTGCTGCCCGGCCTCATCGGTATGGGCCTAACCGCCCTGCGGAAGCGCCGGGATGACTCTGAAGAGTCTGCCGAAGACTAA
- a CDS encoding glycosyltransferase family 2 protein produces MKQESLAVLLTCFNRREKTLSCLRAIYNQELTEAVSLLVYLVDDGSTDGTAVAVKEAFPEVNIIYGSGNLFWNGGMRLAFAEASKQAYDFYLWLNDDTHLYPDAICRLLDTAHLLYERGKSRSIVIGSTQDPKTGALTYGGIRQRCWWRPLQFSLEVPSDQVKACDTMNGNCVLLSKAVIEVVGNLDPAFDHDLGDYDYGLRAKRQQCSIWITPGYIGTCPPNPHSSRMDKSLSSIDQRLSKVNHPKGLALDNVTLHPFTEWKVFSQRHGGLLWPIFWLLPYRRLLTSLFAFKGSN; encoded by the coding sequence ATGAAACAAGAATCTCTAGCAGTACTTCTAACATGCTTCAACCGGCGTGAAAAAACCTTATCTTGCCTTAGAGCAATCTACAACCAGGAATTGACAGAGGCGGTTTCCTTACTGGTTTACTTGGTTGACGACGGCAGTACTGATGGTACAGCAGTAGCTGTCAAAGAGGCATTTCCCGAAGTCAACATCATTTATGGAAGTGGTAACCTTTTCTGGAATGGCGGCATGCGTCTTGCATTTGCCGAAGCTAGTAAACAAGCCTATGACTTTTATCTTTGGTTAAATGATGATACGCACCTCTATCCAGATGCTATCTGTCGTTTATTAGATACTGCTCACTTATTGTATGAGCGAGGGAAATCTCGATCAATTGTCATTGGATCAACTCAAGATCCTAAAACGGGTGCTCTTACCTATGGAGGGATTCGTCAACGCTGCTGGTGGCGACCATTACAGTTTTCCTTAGAAGTGCCTAGTGATCAAGTCAAAGCCTGCGACACTATGAATGGCAATTGTGTCCTTTTGTCTAAAGCAGTCATTGAAGTCGTTGGTAATCTAGATCCAGCTTTTGACCATGACTTAGGAGATTATGACTATGGTTTAAGGGCGAAGCGGCAGCAATGCTCAATATGGATAACTCCTGGATATATAGGCACTTGCCCACCAAACCCACATAGTAGTCGTATGGATAAAAGTCTAAGCTCCATCGATCAAAGACTAAGTAAAGTAAATCATCCTAAAGGTTTAGCTTTAGATAATGTCACGCTGCATCCTTTTACAGAGTGGAAAGTTTTTTCTCAACGTCACGGAGGATTACTGTGGCCCATTTTTTGGCTTTTACCATATAGAAGACTGTTGACAAGCTTATTTGCCTTTAAAGGCAGTAACTGA
- the crtC gene encoding cyanoexosortase C: MKQTLLFRQWGLSYLKAAVRDWHGRFVLMGLCMGLVYLQTWLPALVGRLQHGSAGLPLIGAALALGLKQIWTNRQKIAQLEASEPDQVIGHLLILCSVAAFPLCRFAVWPQAILWLLILAGITVSSWGIQFFTCYPLPTLLFVITAYPKPGLFARILWEALTPPLFLEQIMAQAGAAALSAVGRPAVAKGILVFLPPNGAVEVGWGCNGFNMAFTMAAAGLIMGLFYQQRWHTTLAIMAMGIVLALIFNVPRIMLLAIAAVYWGKESFNFWHGTWGGQIFSSILLTVFHYTVMTLIKRRPTKQI, translated from the coding sequence ATGAAGCAGACCTTGCTGTTTAGACAGTGGGGCCTGTCTTATCTCAAAGCTGCAGTTAGAGACTGGCATGGTCGGTTTGTATTGATGGGGCTATGTATGGGTCTGGTCTATCTACAGACCTGGCTGCCCGCCCTCGTCGGTCGACTGCAACACGGCTCCGCTGGGTTGCCCCTAATTGGAGCCGCCCTAGCCCTAGGCCTCAAACAGATCTGGACCAACCGACAAAAAATCGCCCAGCTCGAAGCCTCCGAGCCAGATCAGGTCATCGGTCACCTGTTGATCCTCTGCAGCGTTGCAGCCTTTCCCCTCTGTCGCTTTGCCGTCTGGCCCCAGGCCATCCTGTGGCTATTGATTTTGGCAGGCATCACCGTCAGCTCTTGGGGCATTCAGTTCTTTACCTGCTACCCCCTACCGACCCTGCTGTTTGTCATCACTGCCTATCCCAAACCTGGCCTGTTTGCCCGCATCCTCTGGGAAGCCCTCACACCCCCCCTATTTCTAGAGCAAATCATGGCCCAGGCCGGAGCTGCCGCCTTAAGCGCCGTTGGCAGACCCGCCGTTGCGAAGGGCATCCTTGTCTTTTTGCCGCCTAACGGAGCCGTAGAAGTGGGGTGGGGCTGCAACGGCTTCAACATGGCCTTTACCATGGCCGCCGCCGGACTGATTATGGGCCTGTTTTATCAACAGCGCTGGCACACCACATTAGCTATCATGGCCATGGGTATCGTGCTGGCCCTCATCTTCAACGTTCCTCGGATCATGCTGTTAGCCATTGCTGCCGTCTATTGGGGCAAAGAATCATTTAACTTCTGGCATGGAACCTGGGGCGGCCAAATCTTTTCTAGTATTTTGTTGACTGTTTTTCACTACACCGTGATGACGCTAATCAAACGCCGACCCACAAAACAGATCTAG
- a CDS encoding glycosyltransferase family 4 protein: MKILILTPSLPSTQKQTGADICLQAFTKALQENGYTVTTVGFLRIGESLPQPNEEFISVGSCHVETKEAKLYPLLWASKSFLRNLPYTSARYYSKQYIKKVQELLSQNSYEAIILDHSYQIAWLEPFIAEKHKIVSIAQNIECEVYADRVKDAKNIAAKWLYSREAKLIQSTEEHLTRTSKETWALTDNDAKYFSGIEGAGKIRVMGLPSSLGDLPDSSIEKTFDIGLIGSWIWKPNGDGLRWFFKEVYPYLPKRLRIEVAGRGAEWLDGQYPNVNYQGFAPDAKVFMAQSKVIAIPSICGGGIQIKTLNSIGLGLPIVATPFAMRGISNPPSFVKVTNDPKKFADLLVAGIDSNQSTSSAAKEALDWSKERKQIFLRDIREALNEISEN; this comes from the coding sequence ATGAAAATCCTCATCCTAACTCCTTCTCTGCCATCAACTCAAAAGCAGACAGGCGCAGATATCTGTTTGCAAGCCTTTACTAAAGCCTTACAGGAAAACGGCTATACAGTAACCACAGTAGGCTTTCTGAGGATTGGAGAATCCTTGCCTCAGCCTAACGAAGAGTTTATCTCAGTTGGTTCTTGCCATGTCGAGACTAAAGAAGCCAAGTTATACCCCCTGCTTTGGGCTAGTAAAAGTTTTCTTAGGAACCTTCCTTACACCTCAGCCCGATATTACTCTAAACAATACATTAAGAAGGTTCAGGAGCTGCTTAGCCAAAACTCATACGAAGCTATCATTTTGGACCATTCCTACCAAATAGCTTGGCTTGAGCCTTTCATAGCAGAAAAGCACAAGATAGTTTCCATTGCCCAAAATATAGAATGCGAAGTCTATGCTGACCGCGTTAAAGACGCTAAAAATATAGCTGCAAAATGGCTGTATAGTCGAGAGGCGAAACTTATTCAATCTACCGAGGAACATCTGACCCGGACCTCAAAAGAAACTTGGGCATTGACGGATAATGACGCTAAGTACTTTTCAGGCATCGAAGGGGCTGGAAAAATAAGAGTAATGGGTTTGCCGTCAAGTTTAGGAGATCTTCCGGACAGCTCCATAGAGAAAACCTTTGATATTGGCTTAATTGGTAGTTGGATATGGAAGCCCAACGGTGACGGTCTACGCTGGTTCTTTAAAGAAGTCTACCCATATCTCCCTAAGAGGTTAAGGATTGAAGTTGCTGGTCGAGGGGCGGAGTGGCTAGATGGGCAGTATCCGAATGTGAATTATCAAGGATTTGCTCCAGACGCCAAAGTATTTATGGCTCAATCTAAAGTCATTGCTATTCCTTCTATTTGTGGAGGAGGCATTCAAATTAAAACATTAAACTCTATCGGCTTAGGTTTGCCTATTGTAGCTACTCCATTTGCCATGCGAGGAATTTCGAATCCACCTTCATTCGTAAAAGTTACGAACGATCCAAAAAAGTTTGCTGATTTGCTTGTGGCCGGTATTGACTCTAATCAGTCAACTTCTTCGGCAGCTAAGGAGGCCTTAGATTGGTCTAAAGAGCGAAAGCAAATCTTTTTGAGGGACATAAGAGAAGCTCTTAACGAAATTAGTGAAAACTGA
- a CDS encoding PTPA-CTERM sorting domain-containing protein gives MATMSVTQSLKNFAAVSVVATAFLAISAPAEAVQIGSTYSISGQGVFTPNSINFTSPIPGLPGFDETAFITFANLGFTSLAPAPDPNNPRRVNIQFANVTDVSSISAFSPFKLVDVNGDDFDFFATSAIFDADMRFNFKGFFGNGTQGVGQVAFTSLNNTFTGDFTAVPTPALLPGLIGMGVAALRKRKEGSEDSAEA, from the coding sequence ATGGCAACGATGTCTGTAACTCAATCGCTCAAAAACTTTGCTGCGGTAAGCGTGGTCGCTACCGCTTTTCTAGCGATATCTGCCCCTGCAGAAGCTGTTCAAATCGGCAGCACGTACTCAATCTCTGGACAAGGAGTTTTTACCCCAAACTCAATTAACTTCACTTCTCCTATTCCTGGTTTGCCTGGTTTTGACGAGACGGCTTTCATTACTTTTGCCAACCTTGGCTTTACTTCACTGGCACCAGCACCAGACCCTAACAACCCTAGACGGGTTAACATTCAATTTGCTAATGTCACAGACGTTAGCAGCATCAGTGCATTTTCCCCCTTTAAACTTGTGGATGTTAACGGTGATGACTTTGACTTCTTCGCCACTTCTGCGATCTTCGACGCAGACATGCGGTTCAACTTTAAGGGTTTCTTTGGCAATGGTACCCAGGGTGTAGGACAAGTTGCATTCACTTCCCTTAACAACACCTTTACCGGGGATTTCACAGCCGTTCCCACCCCAGCCCTGCTCCCCGGCCTCATCGGCATGGGCGTTGCAGCGCTGCGCAAGCGTAAGGAGGGTTCCGAAGACTCTGCAGAAGCCTAG
- a CDS encoding glycosyltransferase family 4 protein — protein MKILMSAYASNPGRGSEDGKGWNFPLNVAKLGHEVWVLTSPFTASYKNNKSSIEEALRDNPLPNLHFVYVDIQALLKRLINIKEDRISNKVGVYLHYLLWQKKAYKVAEGLNLKHDFDVIHHVNYGSLVFGSELWRVNKPFIFGPVGAGQTAPPAFKDFFLDAWKAEERRSFMVKNLARFNFIAARTVKNADLVLIENRETLDLLNKMGGAKRTKPHLSCGLPPEYFSKDFPIREPSTVLRLLWVARLSPRKGLRLALQALAAVKSTVFYKMTILGDGPLKPHISAWLQEFQLEDKVEYRGYLPWLKVKEEYLQNDVFLFSSLRDTFGSQLLEAMAHGLPIIALDHHGARDFLPSTVAIKVPAKDPNETVQKMAQAVEYMFENPEKRIEMGKAGFLFVKSFSWEEKAKSMAAFYEEVKDKGTS, from the coding sequence ATGAAAATTTTGATGTCTGCGTATGCTTCTAACCCAGGCCGAGGTTCTGAAGATGGTAAGGGCTGGAATTTCCCTTTAAATGTTGCAAAGTTAGGACATGAGGTTTGGGTCCTGACTTCTCCCTTTACAGCTAGCTATAAAAACAATAAAAGTTCTATTGAAGAAGCTTTAAGGGACAATCCTCTCCCAAACCTTCATTTTGTTTACGTTGATATTCAAGCTTTACTAAAGCGGTTGATTAACATAAAGGAAGATAGGATTAGTAATAAAGTCGGAGTATACCTGCACTACCTATTGTGGCAAAAAAAAGCATATAAAGTTGCAGAAGGGCTGAACCTAAAACATGATTTTGATGTGATTCATCATGTTAACTATGGCAGCTTAGTTTTCGGTTCTGAGCTTTGGCGAGTCAATAAACCTTTTATTTTTGGTCCAGTAGGTGCAGGTCAGACTGCTCCACCAGCATTCAAAGATTTTTTTCTTGATGCTTGGAAGGCAGAGGAGCGAAGAAGCTTCATGGTCAAAAATCTTGCGAGGTTTAATTTTATTGCTGCACGAACAGTTAAGAATGCAGACTTAGTTTTAATAGAAAATCGAGAAACCCTAGACCTACTAAATAAAATGGGGGGAGCAAAGCGAACCAAACCACATCTTTCTTGCGGGCTACCGCCTGAGTATTTTTCAAAAGATTTTCCAATTAGAGAACCCTCAACAGTTTTAAGGTTGCTTTGGGTCGCTCGTCTTTCTCCTAGAAAGGGACTGCGTCTCGCTTTGCAAGCACTAGCTGCAGTAAAGTCTACGGTTTTCTATAAAATGACCATCCTTGGCGATGGCCCCTTAAAGCCTCATATTTCAGCCTGGCTGCAAGAATTTCAGCTAGAAGATAAAGTCGAGTACCGTGGTTATCTACCATGGCTAAAAGTAAAAGAGGAGTATCTTCAGAACGATGTTTTTCTTTTCTCGAGCTTGAGAGATACTTTTGGCTCTCAATTATTGGAAGCGATGGCTCATGGATTGCCAATCATTGCTTTAGATCACCACGGCGCAAGAGATTTTCTGCCATCTACAGTTGCTATTAAAGTTCCCGCAAAAGATCCAAATGAAACTGTTCAAAAAATGGCTCAAGCAGTTGAGTATATGTTTGAGAACCCAGAGAAACGCATAGAGATGGGAAAGGCAGGATTTCTCTTCGTAAAGAGCTTTTCTTGGGAGGAAAAGGCAAAGTCAATGGCTGCTTTTTATGAAGAAGTAAAAGATAAAGGCACTTCCTGA
- a CDS encoding glycosyltransferase family 4 protein, which yields MRILHLAKHENSGAGRAALRLHQGLLKIGANSQALVDEKKSALRSVIKAKLRSARLTELEYLLVNKFLNKRLAEKADFFSINITPSLLLGQIKDLQPDIINLHWVGSEFIRIEELRKLNTPLVWTLQDMWPFTGGCHYNQGCQKYVHSCGNCPQLVGDKQHDLSSVVWQRKADTWKDLNLTVVGPSSWISQCARTSALLKDRRVETISFTLDTDLYRPTEPSVARQVLRLPQDKLLILFGALRATDDYRKGFHLLQPALQKISQSKLSDQIAFVVFGSSKPENPVDLGCDTYYLGHLYDDLSLALAYSAATVMVVPSVQESFGQTASEALACGTPVVAFNATGLMDIVDHCKNGYLATPYEIEDLARGITWVLENSIQNNQLRLNARDKAEKAFALELQAHHYKALYSEILNR from the coding sequence ATGCGTATTTTACATTTAGCGAAGCATGAAAACAGCGGCGCAGGTCGTGCTGCTTTACGTCTGCATCAAGGCCTGTTAAAAATTGGAGCTAATTCTCAGGCACTGGTAGATGAAAAGAAATCTGCTCTTAGGTCTGTTATTAAGGCCAAACTTCGATCAGCTAGGCTGACCGAGCTTGAATATCTACTAGTGAATAAGTTTTTAAACAAGCGATTAGCCGAAAAGGCTGATTTCTTCTCAATTAATATTACTCCTTCCCTTTTGTTAGGCCAAATCAAAGATTTGCAGCCTGATATTATTAATCTGCATTGGGTTGGATCGGAGTTTATTAGAATTGAGGAATTACGTAAATTAAACACGCCTTTGGTCTGGACGCTTCAAGACATGTGGCCTTTCACAGGGGGATGCCACTACAACCAAGGTTGCCAAAAGTATGTACATTCCTGTGGAAATTGCCCACAGCTCGTAGGAGACAAACAGCATGACCTTTCTTCTGTTGTTTGGCAGCGTAAAGCTGATACTTGGAAGGATCTAAACCTCACTGTCGTCGGACCTAGTTCCTGGATATCTCAATGCGCTCGTACAAGTGCTCTTTTGAAAGACCGACGTGTAGAGACTATTTCTTTTACTCTCGATACAGATCTATATCGACCAACTGAACCGTCTGTTGCTAGACAGGTACTTCGTCTACCCCAAGACAAGCTACTTATTTTGTTTGGGGCATTAAGAGCTACAGATGACTATAGAAAGGGATTTCATTTATTACAACCAGCCTTGCAAAAAATCAGTCAATCTAAGTTAAGCGATCAGATTGCCTTTGTTGTCTTTGGGTCATCTAAACCCGAAAATCCCGTTGACCTAGGTTGTGATACTTACTATCTAGGTCATCTTTATGACGATCTTTCGTTGGCATTGGCTTACTCGGCTGCCACTGTTATGGTTGTGCCGTCAGTTCAAGAATCCTTCGGACAGACTGCCTCAGAAGCCTTAGCTTGCGGAACTCCCGTTGTTGCCTTTAACGCTACAGGATTAATGGATATTGTTGACCACTGCAAAAACGGTTATTTAGCTACCCCTTACGAAATTGAAGATTTGGCTCGAGGCATTACCTGGGTGTTGGAAAACTCAATCCAGAATAACCAACTACGACTCAATGCTCGTGATAAGGCTGAGAAGGCATTTGCCCTTGAGCTACAGGCACACCACTACAAAGCTCTCTACTCGGAAATTTTGAATCGTTAG
- a CDS encoding glycosyltransferase yields MKKISIVTPCFNAQSYIEETIESVINQKAILQARCELEYIIVDGGSTDETILKSQSFREHSQASKIKLISEPDRGMYDALAKGLKQCSGDIVAYINAGDYYHSSAFDIVLDIFASKKVNWLTGYNTVYNENSSIVSVELPYRYRRELITCGFYGRTLPPLQQESTFWASSLLNLIDYDFLASLKYAGDYYLWLQFAKEYQLSIVQSYIGGFRVHKGQISGDKSAYYHEVDQLITAKPSMRNYIQAKIDSLLWYMPGRLKKKFNQEHLFRFNHELQSWI; encoded by the coding sequence GTGAAAAAAATATCCATTGTTACTCCTTGCTTTAATGCTCAATCTTATATTGAGGAAACCATAGAGTCAGTCATTAATCAAAAAGCGATATTACAGGCTAGATGCGAACTAGAATACATTATCGTTGATGGCGGCTCAACTGACGAAACTATTCTGAAGTCTCAATCCTTTAGAGAGCACTCTCAAGCGAGCAAAATCAAGTTAATTTCTGAGCCTGATAGAGGTATGTACGATGCTTTGGCGAAAGGATTAAAACAATGCTCAGGAGATATTGTTGCTTATATAAATGCTGGAGATTATTACCATAGCAGTGCTTTTGATATTGTTCTTGATATCTTTGCTTCTAAAAAAGTTAATTGGCTCACTGGCTACAACACTGTTTACAACGAAAATTCAAGCATCGTCTCTGTAGAATTACCCTATCGGTACCGCAGAGAGCTGATTACTTGTGGTTTCTACGGTCGCACCTTGCCGCCTCTGCAGCAAGAATCTACCTTTTGGGCTAGTTCTTTATTGAACTTAATTGATTACGACTTCCTCGCAAGTTTGAAATACGCTGGGGACTATTATCTCTGGTTGCAGTTTGCCAAAGAGTATCAGCTCTCCATCGTTCAGTCATATATTGGTGGTTTTCGAGTTCATAAAGGACAGATCTCGGGAGACAAATCTGCTTATTACCATGAAGTCGATCAACTCATTACTGCTAAGCCTAGTATGAGAAATTATATACAGGCCAAGATTGATAGCCTTCTCTGGTATATGCCAGGAAGACTCAAGAAAAAGTTTAATCAGGAACATCTATTTAGATTTAACCATGAACTGCAATCTTGGATTTAA
- the crtC gene encoding cyanoexosortase C, translating into MNTFLGNVKQSPAYLRNSFKSWHGRFVLAGLTVGLIYFPIWLFHLGTRTLQGSGAMPLILGCVAMGLWQLWKSRQAIVQLQVSESDEFLGHLLILCSVVLFPFCSFAVWAQSILWFCALSGIVISTWGIVFFKHFPLPSLLIAVTVYPKPGILARVLWETLTPHDYLNRFMAWSGAFGLRLIGLPAISEGSLVVLPPEGSVHVDWGCNGFSMACTMAATGFFLGILLKQRGPTVFIMTIVGAVMALIFNIPRIMLLTVASIHWGEASFNFWHGTWGGQIFSGALFTVYYYAVMAIIKHRSRKLA; encoded by the coding sequence ATGAATACTTTTTTAGGAAACGTGAAACAGAGCCCGGCCTATTTGAGAAACTCCTTTAAATCCTGGCATGGCCGATTTGTCTTAGCTGGACTCACCGTAGGGTTAATCTATTTTCCAATTTGGCTTTTCCACTTAGGTACCCGAACTCTTCAAGGTTCAGGTGCCATGCCTCTAATTTTAGGCTGTGTAGCCATGGGTCTTTGGCAACTTTGGAAAAGTCGTCAGGCAATAGTTCAACTGCAAGTATCTGAATCGGATGAATTTTTAGGCCATCTGCTGATCCTATGCAGTGTTGTTCTGTTTCCTTTCTGCAGCTTCGCCGTGTGGGCGCAAAGCATACTATGGTTCTGCGCTCTCAGCGGTATCGTTATTAGTACGTGGGGGATTGTCTTTTTTAAGCATTTTCCCCTCCCTAGCTTGCTCATTGCTGTTACGGTTTATCCCAAACCTGGTATCCTTGCTCGAGTCCTTTGGGAAACGCTGACTCCCCATGACTACTTAAATCGGTTTATGGCTTGGAGTGGAGCATTCGGACTTAGGCTAATTGGCCTGCCCGCAATCTCAGAAGGTAGTCTCGTAGTTTTGCCACCTGAAGGTTCTGTTCATGTAGACTGGGGCTGCAATGGCTTTAGTATGGCCTGCACCATGGCTGCAACTGGTTTTTTCCTTGGCATTTTACTTAAGCAGCGTGGCCCTACTGTTTTTATCATGACCATTGTTGGTGCAGTTATGGCATTGATTTTTAACATTCCTCGAATCATGCTATTAACAGTTGCATCGATTCATTGGGGAGAAGCTTCCTTCAACTTCTGGCATGGGACTTGGGGAGGGCAAATTTTCTCTGGAGCGTTGTTCACTGTTTATTACTACGCTGTGATGGCTATTATCAAACACCGTTCCCGAAAGTTAGCCTAG